TCAATTTGATCGTATTATGACATTAGTTAAAATGAGATTAAACTAAGTAATATAACTTTAAATAAAAAAAACCAGCTTTTATAAAAGCTGGTTTTTTTCTATACTATACTTTTCAAGCGTTAGTACCTAAAAAATTATTCTTCATCCTCTTCCTCTAAATCTACTAACTTAGAGTTTTCTGAATAAGTACGCCATTTTACTAAACACGCTTCGATATCCGAAGGTATTTCTGTATTAAACTGCATAAATTCATTTGTTATAGGATGTGTAAAACCTAATGTTTTAGCATGTAACGCTTGTCTTGGTAAGGTTTTAAAACAGTTTTTCACAAATTGTTTATACTTTGTAAAAGTTGTTCCTTTTAAAATATCATCACCTCCATAACGCTCATCATTAAATAATGTATGACCAATATGTTTAAAGTGTGCTCTAATTTGATGAGTTCTTCCTGTTTCTAATTTACATTGTACTAATGTAACATAGGTTAAACGCTCTAAAACTTTATAATGTGTTACGGCGTGTTTTCCCTGATCACCTTCTGGAAAAACATCCATCTGTAAACGATTTTTAAAACTACGTCCGATATTTCCTTCAATAGTTCCTGTATCTTCTTTTACATCACCCCAAACGATGGCATAATATAAACGTTCGGTAGTTCTATCAAAAAACTGTTTTGATAAATGAGTCATTGCAAATTCATTTTTTGCAACAACTAATAAACCACTAGTATCTTTATCAATACGATGCACTAAACCAGGGCGCTCGTTTGAGTTTGTTGGTAAGTTTTCAACATGATGAATTAATCCATTTACTAAAGTTCCTGAATAATTCCCATGACCAGGATGCACAACCATTCCTGCAGCTTTATTAACTACAATTACGTCATCATCTTCATAAACAATATCAATTGGTAAATCTTCTGCAACTAATAAATTCTCCGCTGGAGGATACGCTAAAACAACACGAACAACATCTCTTGGTTTAACTTTATGATTCGGTTTTA
The Tenacibaculum pacificus DNA segment above includes these coding regions:
- a CDS encoding RluA family pseudouridine synthase; this encodes MQEDTNLEIENNELHEHHRFVATEGQEPLRVDRFLMNFIENSTRSKIQQAAKAGNVLVNDLAVKPNHKVKPRDVVRVVLAYPPAENLLVAEDLPIDIVYEDDDVIVVNKAAGMVVHPGHGNYSGTLVNGLIHHVENLPTNSNERPGLVHRIDKDTSGLLVVAKNEFAMTHLSKQFFDRTTERLYYAIVWGDVKEDTGTIEGNIGRSFKNRLQMDVFPEGDQGKHAVTHYKVLERLTYVTLVQCKLETGRTHQIRAHFKHIGHTLFNDERYGGDDILKGTTFTKYKQFVKNCFKTLPRQALHAKTLGFTHPITNEFMQFNTEIPSDIEACLVKWRTYSENSKLVDLEEEDEE